Sequence from the Rutidosis leptorrhynchoides isolate AG116_Rl617_1_P2 chromosome 3, CSIRO_AGI_Rlap_v1, whole genome shotgun sequence genome:
tcattctgggacacccttcggatatgatataaatttcgaagtactaaagcatccggtactttgtgtagtgacccgaacttttccatgtttatatatatattaaatgaaattgttatttacatgattaagtgtttccaacatgttaagcaatcaaacttgttaagacttgattaattgaaatagatttcatatagacaattgaccacccaagttgaccggtgattcacgaacgttaaaacttgtaaaaactatacgatgacatatatatggttatatatatagttaaaatgattttattataagtatgtatctcattaggtattttaacaatgagttatatacataaaaatgagactattaatttaagaaactcgaaaacgatatatataacgattatcgttataacaacgtcttactaggtacatatgaatcatattaagatattgatacacttggttaattatgttaaatgataattaaatatattattaagtgtattaacaatgaaatacatatgtaaaaataagaatactaacttaatgatttcgatacgagacatatatgtaacgattatcgttgtaacgacatttaactgtatatatatcatactaagatatattatatatcataatatcatgataatataacaatttaacatctcatttgttataataaacaatgggttaacaacattcaacaagatcgttaacctaaaggtttcaaaacaacatttacatgtaacgactaacgatgacttaacgactcagttaaaatgtatatacatgtagtgttttaatatgtattcatacactttttaaagacttcaagacacttatcaaaatacttctacttaacaaaaatgcttacaattacatcctcgttcagtttcattaacaattctactcgtatgcacccgtattcgtactcgtacaatacacagcttttagatgtatgtactattggtacatacactccaaagattagctcttagcagcccatgtgagtcacctaacatatgtgggaaccatcatttgacaactagcatgaaatatctcataaaattataaaaatatgagtaatcattcatgacttatttacatgaaaacaaaattacatatcctttataactaatccatacaccaacgaccaaaaacacctacaaacactttcattcttcaattttcttcatctaattgatctctctcaagttctatcttcaagttctaagtgttcttcagaaattccataagttctagtttcataaaatcaagaatactttcaagattgcaagtttacttccaagttttctaaatccattccaagtaatcatccaagatcaagaaacctttgttacttacagtaggttatctttctaatacaaggtaataatcatattcaaactttaattcaatttctataactataacaatcttatttcgagtgaaaatcttacttaaaattgttttcgtgtcatgattctgcttcaagaactttcaagccatccaaggatcctttgaagctagatctatttttatcatttccagtaggtttatccaaggaacttgaggtagtaatgattttcataacatcattcgattcatacatataaagctatcttgttcgaaggtttaaacttgtaatcactagaacatagtttagttaattctaaacttgttcgcaaattaaagttaatccttctaacttgacttttaaaatcaactaaaaacattttatatatctatatgatatgctaacttaatgatttcaaacctgaaaacacgaaaaacaccgtaaaatcggatttacgccgtcgtagtaacaccgcgggctgttttgggttagttaattaaaaactatgataaactttgatttaaaagttgttattcttggaaaatgatttttattatgaacatgaaactatatcaaaaaattatggttaaactcaaggtggaagtatgttttctaaaatggtcatctagacgtcgttctttcgactgaaatgactacctttacaaaaacgacttgtaacttatttttccgactataaacctatactttttctgtttagattcataaaatagagttcaatatgaaaccatagcaatttgattcactcaaaacggatttaaaatgaagaagttatgggtaaaacaagattggataatttttctcattttagctacgtgaaaattggtaacaaatctattccaaccataacttaatcaacttgtattgtatattatgtaatcttgagataccatagacacgtatacaatgtttcaacctatcatgtcgacacatctatatatattttggaacaaccatagacactctatatgtgaatgttggagttagctatacagggttaaggttgattccaaaatatatatagggcCTGTTTACTTTTTTTTCATTAATCACCTGTATGGATATAGATGACAATATGGATAATGAAAGATTATATGCAGTAAGAAGATAATATAAATTGTTGTTTACTTTTGTACTTAATAAATTGACTGAATGATAATAAATTACTATTTTACCCTTACAAATGCATTCAAGTGTATGATTTTACACATTCAGTAGTAAAATGAAAAACTAACGCTACAACGCCACATTTTGCTAATTGAAAAATATAAAGTACATTTTCATTATCTAAAATAGAGACCTACATGAAACTTCATAAATCACCCTTTTAAATCAACACGATCCACTTTAGTTAACATTACATACAGACAATCCTCTAATAAATATTGACCCCAATATATAACATTCAACCAAAATACATGTTTGAAATTTTTCAAGAGTCTACTAGCCAAAATATTCTACTGTTAACAAAATGAGTCAATATACTACTTGTACTAATCTGATGGGATGTCTTCAGTCAACCAACATTTTACCCAAAAATAGCAATACATCATTATGATGTATTTAACTTACAACGGCAGGCCTTTAGTACGTGCAAGATTCTTCACCCAATTCTCGCACCTTTCCGCTTTCAGCTTCATCCAGATTGTCCTATATGTCGGGTTATCTTCACTAAATATGGCAACTGTTGCATCATACAACAAACTATCGTTTTCCCAGCCTAGCTCATCAAGTTTAGCTAAACAATCATCAGTGGTAGGTTGATCGGGTTTAGCATATTTTGCAGCCATCAAAGAGAGAACACTCGAAATTTGCGCTTCAATGGCAGACACATGTTCCTTGCCGTTTCTTTTCCTTTTCTTAACTTGAGAACAAGACGAACTTGTCATTTGTTGTACACCTTCCTCTTCAACTTGTTCAACTTCCACGGGATCTACAACTTGCACTTCTGGCATAGGAGCAGTTGAATGTGGTCCATAACTTTGTATACCGGTTGCAACCACACCATCAAAAAGTTGCGCGCAAAGAGTTGGATATAATAGTTGAGTAGTTCTTAGTGACTCACAATATTTGTTTGCCTGCATTATGAATAAATTATATCAAGTAGTACATCACATACTAAAGCACAAGAAGTAAACTACATTCAAATTAACTCATAAACAAAAGTAAAAGTAAATGTCATAAACCAAGTAGGAGTAATGACCTTGCACTCTATCTCCCATTCTTCCTCAGTCAAGTTAAATGTATTAGTGGATGAATCGTAAACATTTCCAGTTTTGTTTTTCAATTTTAACCACGCTTGATATTTTCCCTTCAAGTAGCTTAAATGATTTGCCATTTGTTTACGATCAACATCAACTTTATGTGTTTCTTTTAGGACTTGACCAACTTTCTTCCATGAAAGTGCCTTCAAGCCACCTCCTTCTCGCCCGCTATGTGCAATTTCTTGAAGACAAGCTTCAAGAAATGTTTTTTCCACGTTTACATCCTTCCAACTAACTCTAATTCTTTTTCGAATTGTTGGCACACTTCCTTGGTCCATCTACAAATATAGAAAATTAAAACATATTTACAAACTGAGTAGTACTATACTAGTTGATGAGGTGTCTTCATCCAACTAAAAATTTACATGTTTACACCATAGACAAAACAAAGCAATTTTCATGTCCAGTTCATTATCAAATATCAAATAACAGTAGCAATTTGCAAAACGTAATAATGTGAATCTAGTTAAATTTAGTtggatttttcataaataacaaaagtcttcaacaaagTTAGCACAAACAATCCTTAAACTTGAAGAAGACAACAAAATATAATACTTTGTAATAAGTCGTATTTTAATCGCAAGCAAATGAACAATCATAAACCCTAAAATAAGACATAtaactttaatataaaattattgAAGAACACAACAAATAAAGGTGTTTCTGGAAATCTGGAAGGCCATTTTACATCTTGAAAACATATATTTTGCATTAAAAATTTCTTATTTTAAAAGAtccccaaaatcaaaatcaaaaaccTTATATATTAGAAAAAAAAAAGCTAGCGACCTAACAGATGGAAAATTGAAGATGTAAAAAAAAAAGAGATACCTGTGATGGAGAATTGAAGATGGAGAATTGAAGATGCAAGACGGTTGATTACGTTTTCTAATGGAGAAGATAGAAAGGGAAGATGGGTATCTTTGGAAACTGGTGCATCTATACGGGGACTACACAAGTTTTTTAGGTGTGCGAATAATAATTTGTAAGAGATTTGGTGAATCAAAAAGGTGAAAGTAAACGGGCCTCCTAGTGACCGAATAATCCTTTCAAAACAATTCAGCCCATTAAGTTAAAAAGAAACAGgcccatagtttgagttgtgatcaatactgagatacgtatacactgggtcgtggattgattcaagataatatttatcgatttatttctgtacatctaactgtggacaactagttgtaggttactaacgaggacagctgacttaataaacttaaaatatcaaaatatattaaaagtgttgtaaatatattttgaacatactttgatatatatgtatatattgttataggttcgtgaatcaaccagtggccaagtcttacttcccgacgaagtaaaaatctgtgaaagtgagttatagtcccacttttaaaatctaatatttttgggatgagaatacatgcaggttttataaatgatttacaaaataaacacaagtacgtgaaactacattctatggttgaattatcgaaatcgaatatgcccctttttattaagtctggtaatctaagaattagggaacagacaccctaattgacgcaaatcctaaagatagatctattgggcctaacaaaccccatccaaagtaccggatgctttagtacttcgaaatttatatcatatccgaagggtgtcccggaatgatggggatattcttatatatatgcatcttgttaatgtcggttaccaggtgttcaccatatgaatgatttttatctctatgtatgggatgtgtatttaaatatgaaatcttgtggtctattgttacgatttgatatatataggttaaacctataactcatcaacatttttgttgatgtttaaagcatgtttattctcaggtgaatactaagagcttccgctgttgcatactaaaataaggacaagatttgaagtccatgtttgtatgatattgtgtaaaaactgcattcaagaaactgattccgatgtaacatatttgtattgtaaaccattatgtaatggtcgtgtgtaaacaggatattttagattatcattatttgataatctacgtaaagctttttaaacctttatttatgaaataaatgttatggtttgttttaaaatgaatgcagtctttgaaaaacgtctcatatagaggtcaaaacctcgtaacgaaatcaattaatatggaacgtttttaatcaataagaacgggacatttcagttggtatccgagcgttggtcttagagaaccagaaaatttgcattagtgtgtcttattgagtttgttaggatgcattagtgagtctggacttcgaccgtgttttctttaaaaatgattgcttaacatttttgttggaaactatatattattaacatgtatatattatgtgatatattaatctcttaacatgtttgatattgtgtgatagatgttgatgtgcagcggggtagtatataaaatagtttatattttactaggaaaaactattaaatacgatacaattttacacaagatatttatttatttatagaatggatatacttaaaccttgctacaacacttataggcagtgtacctaatcgtacagtagtgtagtttttagtaagtccggttcgttccacagggaaatctttaaacaaagctcaacgctatattagtttacttttataaaaatacaaatatatatataagtaatattattattataaaggggggtttttaccgtttaatgaccggtttgtcgattttaatactttagtcgcagttaaaacctaatgtaaaatataaaataaatacaagacttaaattaaagcgtaaagtaaataacgataatgaaattgcgaataataaaagtgcgataaaataaacttacgataattaaaaagtacgataattaaaattgcgattaaataacaataaataaaagtgcgataattagaagtgcaattaaatataaaataaaggaaattaaatatgaaataaaagaattatgcttatttaaacttccgtaatcatggtgtttgacgtgttgattttagttttatgcccatgggttaattgtcctttgtcctggattatttaatatgtccgtctggtttttgtccataacagtccatcagtcataaatataaattgcaagtgtccttgtcaaattattattatacccgaagataaatattccaactaattggggattcgaattgtaacaaggttttaatactttgtttaatgaatacaccaggttatcgactgtgtgtaaaccaaggttttactactttgttaacaattacaccaattacccttgaatgtaatttcacccctgttttaattattctagtggctattaatccattcccgtttccggttaaatgaacgattattcgtacatataaataccccgcccatcgtgtccgatcgagtgtatatggtaatttatagggacgcccaattgtaaatctttatattaacattaacaaacttttatttagttaaacaaatataaagcccattaatagcccatagtctaatttccacaagtgtcgttcttttgtccaaaccccaattatggtacaaagcccaattacccaattttagtaattagcccaacatcatgattacttcgttttaaataagcataataataacttagctacgagacattaatataaaaaggttgaacataacttacaatgattaaaaatagcgtagcgttacacggacagaatttcgacttacacccttacaacattcgctaacatacccttattattagaattataattaaaattaaaattaaaatataaattatatatatatatatatatcgtatagatagagaagagagaaaatagaatatgaaatttgatcagaattcggtttgctttatagccagagttgaattttggggctccgcgactcgcggcaaaatccccttcaaactccgcgagtcgcggagatagtatttacagctcagtccttgaagttttctctgccgacggttttatatatataaatataatatatatatataattaatataattaattatatattatattatatttatatacatagttaacttgtaatttttagtccgttgcgtcgagcgttaagagttgactctggtcccggttccggattttcgaacgtccttgcgtacaattttatattttgtactttgcgttttgaatcttgtactcttgtaatttcgagacgtttcttatcaataattggaacctttttgattgtcttttgtacttttgagctttttggtcgtttgcgtcttcaattcgtcgaatctgtcttttgtcttcaccttttattatttaaacgaatatcacttgtaaatagaacaattgcaactaaaagcttgtctttgttgaggaataatgctatgaaatatatgttcgtttttagcattatcaaatattcccacacttgagcgttgcttgtcctcaagcaatattgtcttgaaatactagaatcacttctttattcttcacactttgtacatcagtgatttctatacggcggtataaacaatggtagtaacgatatggtttacagtcccacatgactataaaaatttagatccattaaggaaattggatctttatgaaaacatttgatcttttgaaatctagtttttaccctagataagttttccggaataaccctttaccggtgtttgcaaaatatttttgtggggttggtgggtt
This genomic interval carries:
- the LOC139901413 gene encoding uncharacterized protein translates to MDQGSVPTIRKRIRVSWKDVNVEKTFLEACLQEIAHSGREGGGLKALSWKKVGQVLKETHKVDVDRKQMANHLSYLKGKYQAWLKLKNKTGNVYDSSTNTFNLTEEEWEIECKANKYCESLRTTQLLYPTLCAQLFDGVVATGIQSYGPHSTAPMPEVQVVDPVEVEQVEEEGVQQMTSSSCSQVKKRKRNGKEHVSAIEAQISSVLSLMAAKYAKPDQPTTDDCLAKLDELGWENDSLLYDATVAIFSEDNPTYRTIWMKLKAERCENWVKNLARTKGLPL